The proteins below are encoded in one region of Aeromonas veronii:
- a CDS encoding SPOR domain-containing protein, which translates to MTNSKLLKLPSQRQLVDRLLHLIEFNHPFIFLSGKPGSGRGTLCESLLNNLPDTVRVVSLIGSAAMKMADVRQLLLQQVVARPLFNPQDALADSFFRMLDGKPANLLLLIERTDELPADLVGELWALCRHNDTLASPHKLAIMVCGNDVWCRSQKEALKGRAMPALELEVAPLSPPEQRIFLYEKAKELKIPTALLPKPKVEEILNGANGHPSAIMQSLEDIMTDRRPKKRQAELPVKKIAIVLALVVAGLLGLSYLPLFDGMGKEEAREQPQEGALPAPIGSDALETNAASGAQASGSAMNGDQVARDWQSDAKTLPKKVESETVTTESTNYEGRRVVISDEVVEKLMTQPNVSGALPTEVVNELTGVSSAGATQKSAPATPSAAQHAQPSAPTAQAAPKAAVPVAVAAPKVALTPVSTLNKKPKNHYSIQLMGASNTQAVDSFVAEHALAGKVWVYKTRFRGSPWYVVVQGDYASSAQAKTAIRKLSPALLKGQPWPKSFAQIQKELKQ; encoded by the coding sequence GTGACTAACAGCAAACTGCTAAAACTTCCCTCCCAGCGGCAGCTGGTTGACCGGCTGCTGCATCTGATTGAATTCAATCATCCTTTCATCTTTCTCTCCGGCAAACCCGGTAGCGGTCGCGGCACTCTGTGTGAGAGCCTGCTAAACAACCTGCCCGATACGGTGCGGGTGGTGAGCCTGATCGGCAGCGCCGCCATGAAGATGGCGGATGTGCGCCAGCTCTTGCTCCAGCAGGTGGTGGCGAGACCGCTGTTCAATCCGCAGGATGCCCTGGCTGACAGCTTCTTCCGGATGCTGGATGGCAAGCCCGCGAATCTGCTGCTGCTCATCGAACGGACCGACGAATTGCCTGCGGATCTGGTGGGGGAGCTGTGGGCTCTCTGCCGTCACAACGATACGCTGGCCAGCCCTCACAAGCTGGCGATCATGGTCTGTGGCAATGACGTCTGGTGTCGCAGCCAGAAGGAGGCGCTCAAGGGGCGTGCCATGCCCGCGCTCGAGCTGGAAGTCGCGCCACTGAGCCCGCCGGAGCAACGTATCTTCTTGTATGAGAAGGCCAAAGAGCTCAAGATCCCGACTGCCCTCTTGCCCAAGCCCAAGGTAGAAGAGATCCTGAATGGCGCAAACGGACATCCGTCCGCCATCATGCAGTCACTGGAGGATATCATGACCGACAGAAGGCCCAAGAAACGTCAGGCCGAGTTGCCCGTGAAGAAGATTGCGATAGTGCTAGCCCTGGTTGTGGCTGGCCTGCTGGGTTTGAGCTATCTGCCCCTGTTCGATGGCATGGGCAAGGAAGAGGCCAGGGAGCAGCCGCAAGAGGGAGCCCTGCCGGCACCGATTGGCAGCGATGCTCTTGAAACAAACGCGGCGAGCGGCGCGCAAGCCAGCGGCTCGGCGATGAATGGCGATCAGGTGGCACGAGACTGGCAATCCGATGCCAAGACGTTGCCCAAGAAGGTCGAGAGCGAGACCGTCACCACGGAGTCGACCAACTATGAGGGGCGCCGGGTGGTCATCTCCGACGAGGTGGTCGAGAAGCTGATGACGCAGCCCAATGTCAGCGGTGCACTGCCCACCGAGGTGGTGAACGAGCTGACTGGCGTGAGCTCTGCGGGAGCCACCCAGAAGAGCGCTCCTGCTACCCCGTCTGCGGCGCAGCATGCCCAGCCGAGTGCGCCGACAGCCCAGGCTGCGCCCAAAGCGGCGGTGCCGGTTGCCGTGGCGGCGCCCAAGGTGGCATTGACGCCTGTTTCGACCCTGAACAAAAAACCGAAGAATCACTACAGCATTCAGTTGATGGGCGCCAGCAATACCCAGGCGGTCGACAGCTTTGTGGCCGAGCATGCCCTGGCGGGCAAGGTGTGGGTCTACAAGACCCGCTTCCGCGGCAGCCCCTGGTATGTGGTCGTGCAGGGTGACTATGCCAGCAGCGCCCAGGCCAAGACGGCCATTCGCAAGCTCTCTCCGGCTCTGCTCAAGGGACAACCCTGGCCCAAGTCATTTGCCCAGATACAAAAAGAGTTGAAGCAATAG
- a CDS encoding bifunctional 4-hydroxy-2-oxoglutarate aldolase/2-dehydro-3-deoxy-phosphogluconate aldolase: MSTLLEQLALLKIIPVIAIKDADDAVALGRTLMENGMPSAEITFRTPAAAEAIRRLRQSFPQMIIGAGTVLTTAQVDQAIEAGVDFIVSPGLNPRIVQYCQARGVPIIPGVNNPSLVEQAMELGLTTLKFFPAEPSGGLGMLKAMSAVYPVSFMPTGGISPSNVKDYLALPSVFACGGTWMVPANLIDNRDWSKIGALAKEAMIAL, translated from the coding sequence ATGTCCACACTGCTTGAACAACTCGCCCTGCTGAAGATCATCCCGGTCATCGCCATCAAGGATGCTGACGACGCCGTCGCCCTCGGCCGAACCCTGATGGAGAACGGCATGCCCAGCGCCGAGATCACCTTCCGCACCCCGGCAGCGGCGGAGGCCATTCGCCGGCTGCGCCAGTCCTTCCCCCAGATGATCATCGGCGCCGGTACCGTGCTGACCACGGCCCAGGTCGATCAGGCCATCGAGGCGGGCGTGGACTTCATCGTGAGCCCGGGCCTCAATCCGCGCATCGTGCAGTACTGCCAGGCTCGCGGCGTGCCCATCATCCCCGGCGTGAACAACCCCAGCCTGGTCGAACAGGCCATGGAGCTCGGGCTGACCACCCTCAAGTTCTTCCCCGCAGAGCCTTCCGGCGGCCTCGGCATGCTCAAGGCCATGAGCGCCGTCTACCCGGTCTCCTTCATGCCAACCGGCGGCATCAGCCCGAGCAATGTGAAGGATTACCTGGCCCTGCCGAGCGTCTTCGCCTGCGGGGGCACCTGGATGGTGCCCGCCAACCTCATCGACAACCGCGACTGGAGCAAGATTGGCGCGCTCGCCAAGGAAGCCATGATCGCACTCTGA
- the rpe gene encoding ribulose-phosphate 3-epimerase: protein MKDFLIAPSILSADFARLGEDVAKVLAAGADVVHFDVMDNHYVPNLTIGPMVCQALRDYGIKALIDVHLMVKPVDRIVPDFAKAGANLITFHPEASDHVDRTLGLIKEQGCQAGLVLNPATPLSCLEYVMDKLDVILLMSVNPGFGGQSFIPGTLAKLRQVRRLIDESGRDIRLEIDGGVKVDNIREIAEAGADMFVAGSAIFGKPDYKAVIDQMRAELAHVR from the coding sequence ATGAAAGATTTTCTGATTGCTCCCTCTATCCTCTCCGCCGACTTCGCCCGTCTGGGTGAGGATGTTGCCAAGGTGCTGGCCGCCGGGGCCGACGTGGTGCACTTCGACGTGATGGACAACCATTATGTCCCGAACCTGACCATAGGCCCCATGGTCTGTCAGGCGCTGCGTGATTACGGCATCAAGGCGCTCATCGACGTGCACCTCATGGTCAAGCCGGTGGATCGCATCGTGCCCGACTTCGCCAAGGCGGGCGCCAATCTGATCACCTTCCACCCGGAAGCCTCCGACCATGTGGATCGCACCCTGGGACTCATCAAGGAGCAGGGCTGCCAGGCTGGTCTGGTGCTGAATCCGGCCACACCGCTCTCCTGCCTCGAATACGTGATGGACAAGCTGGATGTGATCCTGCTGATGTCGGTCAACCCTGGCTTCGGTGGCCAGAGCTTCATCCCCGGTACCCTGGCCAAGCTGCGCCAGGTGCGTCGCCTGATCGACGAGAGCGGTCGTGACATTCGTCTCGAGATCGACGGTGGCGTCAAGGTGGACAACATCCGCGAGATCGCCGAGGCCGGTGCCGACATGTTCGTGGCCGGTTCTGCCATCTTCGGCAAGCCGGACTACAAGGCGGTGATCGACCAGATGCGTGCGGAGTTGGCTCATGTCCGTTGA
- the trpS gene encoding tryptophan--tRNA ligase yields the protein MTKPIVLSGAQPSGQLTIGNYMGALRQWVNMQDDFDCLYCIVDLHAITTRQDPAALRKACLDAAALYLAVGIDPAKSTVFIQSHVPQHAELGWILNCYTQMGELSRMTQFKDKSARFENNVNVGLFGYPVLMAADILLYQANQVPVGNDQKQHLELTRDICTRFNNLHGEVFTLPEPFIPTEGARVMSLQDPTKKMSKSDDNEANFIGLLEDPKQIVKKIKRAMTDSDEPAVVRFDPENKPGVSNLLTLMSGVTGRSIAELEQHFEGKMYGHLKGETADAVVALLEPIQARFRELRQDETHLQAVLAAGAQKARERAEKTLASVYDVVGFVPRA from the coding sequence ATGACCAAACCAATCGTACTGAGCGGTGCCCAACCCTCTGGCCAGCTGACCATAGGCAACTACATGGGCGCCCTGCGTCAGTGGGTCAACATGCAGGATGACTTCGATTGCCTCTACTGCATCGTCGATCTGCATGCCATCACCACCCGCCAGGATCCGGCCGCCCTGCGCAAGGCTTGCCTCGATGCCGCCGCCCTCTATCTGGCGGTGGGGATCGATCCCGCCAAGAGCACCGTCTTTATCCAGTCCCATGTACCGCAGCACGCGGAGCTTGGCTGGATCCTGAACTGCTACACCCAGATGGGCGAGCTGTCACGCATGACCCAGTTCAAGGACAAGTCCGCCCGCTTCGAGAACAACGTCAACGTTGGTCTGTTCGGCTATCCGGTGCTGATGGCGGCCGACATTCTGCTCTATCAAGCCAACCAGGTGCCGGTCGGCAATGATCAAAAGCAGCATCTGGAGCTGACCCGTGACATCTGCACCCGTTTCAACAACCTGCATGGCGAGGTGTTCACCCTGCCTGAGCCCTTCATTCCTACCGAGGGTGCCCGGGTGATGAGCCTGCAGGATCCGACCAAGAAGATGTCCAAGTCGGATGACAACGAGGCCAACTTCATCGGCCTGCTGGAAGATCCCAAGCAGATCGTCAAGAAGATCAAGCGGGCGATGACCGACTCCGACGAGCCGGCCGTGGTGCGCTTCGATCCGGAGAACAAGCCGGGGGTCTCCAACTTGCTGACCCTGATGTCCGGGGTAACCGGTCGCTCCATTGCAGAACTCGAGCAGCATTTCGAGGGTAAAATGTACGGCCACCTCAAGGGTGAGACCGCCGATGCCGTGGTCGCCCTGCTGGAGCCCATCCAGGCGCGTTTCCGCGAGCTGCGTCAGGATGAGACTCATCTACAGGCCGTTTTGGCCGCCGGTGCACAAAAAGCGCGGGAAAGGGCTGAAAAAACACTGGCCAGCGTTTATGATGTAGTCGGCTTCGTTCCTCGAGCCTGA
- a CDS encoding TRAP transporter small permease, which yields MDLVVSYLCIAIVATMTVLVTYQVATRYLFNSPSAVSEVLSRYLFIWLVLIGSAYVFGLREHMAITFMRDRMSHNVRIVMEMLGELATTAFALLVLSVGGYIGMSRQMGQLDSALQIPIGVIYAAIPLCGVLTVFYCLYNQYGLARQLSFKQKV from the coding sequence GTGGATTTGGTTGTTTCCTATCTCTGCATCGCCATCGTGGCCACCATGACCGTGCTGGTGACCTATCAGGTGGCGACCCGGTACCTGTTCAACAGCCCGAGCGCCGTGAGCGAGGTGCTCTCCCGCTACCTCTTCATCTGGCTGGTGCTCATCGGCAGCGCCTATGTCTTCGGCCTGCGCGAACACATGGCGATCACCTTCATGCGCGATCGCATGTCCCACAATGTACGCATTGTGATGGAGATGCTCGGTGAACTGGCGACCACCGCCTTCGCCCTGCTGGTCCTGAGCGTGGGGGGTTACATTGGCATGAGTCGCCAGATGGGACAGCTCGACTCTGCGCTGCAGATCCCCATCGGTGTCATCTATGCCGCCATTCCGCTGTGTGGCGTGCTGACCGTCTTCTATTGCCTGTACAACCAATACGGGTTGGCCAGACAACTCTCCTTCAAGCAAAAGGTATAA
- a CDS encoding phosphoglycolate phosphatase: MSVERPFDLVLFDLDGTLIDSASQLALAVNRTLVELGLAEADESVVRTWVGNGADKLIQRALDYCGAPDLFAKARPLFDGHYRACLLEGLTMYDGVEQSLRRLQRLGYQQAVVTNKPSHFVQPILDALGIGDCFALWLGGNCVPEKKPSPAPLLHACHELGIDPSRTLMVGDSENDVLAAQAAGMKVAGLTYGYNYGRPIADSHPDWVCEQFAELDALLA, encoded by the coding sequence ATGTCCGTTGAACGTCCCTTCGATCTGGTGCTGTTTGACCTGGACGGCACCCTAATTGACAGCGCCTCACAGCTGGCTCTGGCGGTCAACCGCACGCTCGTCGAGCTGGGCCTGGCCGAGGCCGACGAGTCCGTGGTCCGGACCTGGGTTGGCAATGGTGCCGACAAGCTGATCCAGCGTGCACTGGATTACTGCGGCGCGCCGGATCTCTTTGCCAAGGCGCGGCCCCTGTTCGACGGTCACTATCGTGCCTGTCTGCTGGAAGGGCTGACCATGTATGACGGGGTGGAGCAGAGTCTGCGCCGCCTGCAGCGCCTCGGCTACCAGCAGGCCGTAGTAACCAATAAGCCGAGCCACTTCGTGCAACCCATCCTGGATGCCCTCGGCATCGGTGATTGCTTCGCGCTCTGGCTCGGCGGCAACTGCGTGCCCGAGAAGAAACCGAGCCCTGCCCCCCTGCTGCACGCCTGCCACGAGCTCGGCATAGACCCGTCCCGTACCCTGATGGTGGGGGATTCCGAGAATGACGTGCTGGCCGCCCAGGCCGCCGGCATGAAGGTGGCAGGCCTGACCTACGGCTACAACTATGGCCGTCCCATCGCAGACTCCCATCCGGATTGGGTCTGCGAGCAGTTTGCCGAACTCGATGCCCTGCTGGCTTAA
- a CDS encoding sugar kinase, protein MSVKVAVIGECMIELSENKTNIVRHFGGDTLNTAVYLTRANPDVAVHYVSALGTDPMSGAMLALWQQEGVNTDLVQRLGHKLPGLYLIETDERGERTFHYWRSDAAARYWLQTQQASEICQQLKGFDYIYLSGISLAILSPADRLTLLQVLGDCRAAGAKIAFDNNYRPRLWESKDAARQAYAAMLALTDLAFLTLDDELALWDDSDETQCLARTHTLGVNEIVVKRGAEPCLIVQPSSHTEVPAVSLPGERIVDTTAAGDSFSAGYLASRLAGGTVAGSAHYAHLLASTVIQHRGAIIPLTAMPSPINTAHHSNEVSHVHTA, encoded by the coding sequence ATGTCAGTCAAGGTAGCCGTCATCGGCGAGTGCATGATCGAATTGTCCGAAAACAAGACGAACATAGTGCGTCATTTTGGAGGGGATACCCTCAACACCGCCGTCTACCTGACGCGGGCAAACCCGGACGTCGCCGTGCACTATGTGAGTGCTCTCGGCACGGATCCCATGAGCGGCGCCATGCTGGCGCTGTGGCAACAGGAGGGGGTGAACACGGATCTGGTGCAGCGCCTTGGCCACAAGTTGCCCGGACTCTACCTCATCGAGACCGACGAACGGGGGGAGCGAACCTTCCACTATTGGCGCAGCGATGCGGCAGCCCGTTACTGGCTGCAAACCCAGCAAGCCAGTGAAATATGTCAACAGCTCAAGGGTTTTGACTATATCTATCTGAGCGGGATCAGCCTCGCCATCCTCTCCCCGGCCGACCGCCTCACCCTGCTGCAGGTGCTGGGGGATTGCCGCGCCGCCGGAGCAAAAATCGCCTTTGACAACAACTACCGCCCCCGCCTGTGGGAGAGCAAAGACGCCGCCAGACAAGCCTATGCCGCCATGCTGGCGCTGACCGATCTCGCCTTCCTGACCCTGGATGACGAACTGGCGCTCTGGGATGACAGTGACGAGACCCAATGTCTGGCCCGCACCCACACCCTCGGCGTGAACGAAATCGTGGTCAAGCGTGGCGCCGAGCCCTGCCTCATCGTGCAGCCGAGCAGTCACACTGAAGTGCCGGCGGTCAGCCTGCCTGGCGAGCGCATCGTCGACACCACGGCCGCCGGCGACTCCTTCAGCGCGGGCTATCTCGCCAGCCGGCTGGCCGGTGGCACCGTGGCCGGATCGGCTCACTACGCCCATCTGCTCGCCAGCACCGTCATTCAACACCGTGGTGCCATCATCCCCCTGACGGCGATGCCGAGCCCCATCAACACCGCTCATCACTCCAACGAGGTTTCCCATGTCCACACTGCTTGA
- the aroB gene encoding 3-dehydroquinate synthase, producing the protein MERLKVELGERSYPIEIAAGLLQRPEVLAETIKGKRVMIVTNTVVAPLYLEQVIQLLSGFQVEHLILPDGEAYKTLATFEQIMSALLETNHGRDTTLIALGGGVIGDVVGFAAASYQRGIPFIQVPTTLLSQVDSSVGGKTAVNHPLGKNMVGAFYQPKHVIIDTDCLKTLPAREFAAGMAEVIKYGIIWDAEFFSWLETNMERLQSLDTDALSYAIRRCCEIKAEVVAEDETEHGVRALLNLGHTFGHAIEAEKGYGNWLHGEAVAAGIMLAADTALARGDLTGQEVARIRALLLAADLPVKAPPEMDFDAFIRHMRRDKKVLQGKLRLVLPVGIGRAQVVGDVTDAQLMVVIESGRD; encoded by the coding sequence ATGGAAAGGTTGAAGGTCGAACTGGGTGAGCGCAGCTACCCGATTGAGATAGCTGCGGGTCTGTTGCAACGCCCCGAGGTGTTGGCTGAGACGATCAAGGGCAAGCGGGTCATGATAGTGACCAACACCGTGGTCGCCCCCTTGTATCTTGAGCAGGTCATTCAGTTGCTTTCCGGTTTTCAGGTTGAACACCTGATCCTGCCGGATGGCGAGGCCTACAAAACTCTGGCGACCTTCGAGCAGATCATGTCTGCTCTGCTTGAGACCAACCATGGTCGTGACACTACCCTCATCGCCCTGGGGGGCGGCGTGATAGGTGACGTTGTCGGCTTCGCTGCGGCAAGCTATCAACGTGGCATTCCGTTCATTCAAGTGCCTACCACGCTGCTCTCCCAGGTTGACTCTTCCGTTGGCGGCAAGACCGCCGTCAATCATCCCCTCGGCAAGAACATGGTGGGCGCCTTCTACCAGCCCAAACATGTGATCATCGATACCGATTGCCTCAAGACTCTGCCCGCGCGCGAATTTGCCGCTGGCATGGCCGAGGTGATCAAGTACGGCATTATCTGGGATGCCGAGTTTTTCTCCTGGCTCGAAACGAATATGGAGCGCCTGCAGAGCCTCGACACCGACGCGCTCTCCTATGCCATTCGCCGTTGCTGCGAGATCAAGGCTGAAGTGGTGGCCGAAGATGAGACCGAACACGGGGTGCGCGCCTTGTTGAACCTGGGGCATACCTTCGGCCATGCCATCGAGGCTGAAAAAGGCTATGGCAACTGGCTGCACGGGGAGGCTGTTGCGGCCGGCATTATGCTGGCGGCGGATACGGCCCTGGCTCGCGGCGATCTGACCGGGCAGGAGGTTGCGCGGATCCGTGCCCTGCTGCTGGCCGCGGATCTGCCGGTGAAGGCTCCTCCCGAGATGGATTTCGATGCCTTCATTCGCCATATGCGCCGCGACAAGAAGGTGCTGCAAGGCAAGCTGCGGCTGGTACTGCCGGTCGGGATCGGGCGTGCCCAGGTCGTCGGTGATGTGACTGATGCCCAATTGATGGTGGTAATCGAGTCTGGTCGTGACTAA
- a CDS encoding TRAP transporter large permease, translating to MDIAVVVALVMFIGAFFLLFIGTPISISIGLSSFLAMALILPFDGAILTSAQRVFVGLDSFALLAIPFFILAGNLMNNGGIAIRLINCAKIISNFLPGPLAQTNVVANMLFGSISGSGVASAAAIGGIMSPIQKKDKYDPAFSAAVNIASAPTGMLIPPSNSLIVYATVAGSVSITALFMGGYLPGILWGLGVMLVAGFIAKRRGYVADKGSLKGQHLKLLLDAIPSLMMIVVVIGGILGGIFTATEASAIAVVYSLVLGVCYRNIKAIDLPAIFLATAKMTAIVILMLAASSIMSWVMAFTKIPALIASGLLSFTDSFLLILLIMNLVLLLVGTFMDPTPAVLIFTPIFLPICTQFGMDPVQFGIMMIFNLSLGTITPPVGPILFTGCKIGEIKIEGVIKPLLPFFAVIALVLMLVTYVPAISMALPQAMGLVN from the coding sequence ATGGATATTGCGGTTGTTGTCGCGCTGGTGATGTTCATCGGTGCCTTTTTCCTGCTGTTTATCGGCACCCCCATCAGTATCAGCATCGGGCTTTCGTCCTTCCTGGCCATGGCGCTCATCCTGCCCTTCGACGGGGCCATTCTGACCTCGGCCCAGCGGGTTTTCGTCGGACTGGACTCCTTTGCCCTGCTGGCCATCCCTTTCTTCATCCTGGCCGGCAACCTGATGAACAACGGTGGCATCGCCATCCGTCTGATCAACTGCGCCAAGATCATCAGTAACTTCCTGCCAGGCCCCCTGGCCCAGACCAACGTGGTAGCCAACATGCTGTTTGGTTCCATCAGCGGCTCTGGTGTCGCCTCGGCCGCCGCCATCGGCGGCATCATGTCCCCCATCCAGAAGAAGGACAAATACGATCCCGCCTTCAGCGCCGCGGTCAACATCGCCTCGGCCCCGACCGGCATGCTGATCCCGCCGAGCAACTCCCTGATCGTCTATGCCACCGTGGCCGGCAGCGTATCCATCACGGCCCTGTTCATGGGCGGCTACCTTCCCGGCATCCTCTGGGGTCTGGGTGTCATGCTGGTGGCCGGCTTCATCGCCAAGCGCCGTGGTTATGTGGCCGACAAGGGCTCTCTCAAGGGTCAGCACCTCAAGCTGCTGCTCGATGCCATCCCCAGCCTGATGATGATAGTGGTGGTGATAGGCGGCATCCTCGGCGGCATCTTTACCGCCACCGAAGCCTCGGCCATCGCCGTGGTCTACTCCCTGGTGCTCGGCGTCTGCTACCGGAACATCAAGGCCATCGATCTGCCTGCCATCTTCCTGGCCACCGCCAAGATGACCGCCATCGTGATCCTGATGCTGGCCGCCTCCTCCATCATGTCCTGGGTGATGGCCTTCACCAAGATCCCGGCCCTGATCGCCTCGGGTCTGCTCTCCTTCACCGACAGCTTCCTGCTCATCCTGCTGATCATGAACCTGGTGCTGCTGCTGGTGGGCACCTTCATGGATCCCACCCCGGCGGTGCTGATCTTCACTCCCATCTTCCTGCCCATCTGCACCCAGTTCGGCATGGATCCGGTGCAGTTCGGCATCATGATGATCTTCAACCTCTCCCTCGGCACCATCACGCCGCCCGTGGGTCCCATACTGTTCACCGGCTGCAAGATCGGGGAGATAAAGATAGAGGGAGTCATCAAGCCGCTGCTGCCCTTCTTCGCCGTCATCGCCCTGGTCCTGATGCTGGTCACCTATGTACCGGCCATCTCCATGGCCCTGCCGCAAGCCATGGGACTGGTCAACTGA
- a CDS encoding TRAP transporter substrate-binding protein gives MRTMNALPKLSLIGTVVAASLLLAGCGEDSKAAGPIILKTAFNQSEHNPQFKALEDFSQKLEAATGGKYKLEIHPNELLGDQRAALELVQSGAIQLAVVANPLVENFNKNFSVLAMPYIYDNPEHQRKVFTGDTLDALFASSKGNGFEVLTAYTAGARSMYVKGAPIKTPEDMKGKKIRVMQSDTMVKMLTCMGGTGVPMGQGEVYSAIQQGVLDGAENNEITYADLKQYEVAPHFSYTRHVMVADLLVASESFLAKMDAADQATFRKLAKESTETEFDLFAQALEAAKQTATSQGATFTEVDIAPFQARCKPLQETLLTTPEQKDIFTKIRALAN, from the coding sequence ATGCGTACAATGAATGCTCTGCCCAAGCTGTCTCTGATTGGAACAGTTGTCGCCGCAAGTCTGTTGTTGGCTGGATGTGGTGAAGACAGCAAGGCTGCTGGCCCCATCATCCTGAAGACCGCCTTCAACCAGTCCGAACACAATCCCCAGTTCAAGGCTCTCGAAGATTTCAGCCAGAAGCTGGAAGCGGCCACCGGTGGCAAATACAAGCTGGAAATCCACCCCAATGAGCTGCTCGGTGATCAACGGGCTGCCCTGGAATTGGTCCAATCCGGCGCCATCCAGCTGGCGGTCGTCGCCAACCCCCTGGTCGAAAACTTCAACAAGAACTTCTCCGTGCTGGCCATGCCGTACATCTACGACAACCCGGAGCACCAGCGCAAAGTGTTCACCGGCGACACCCTGGACGCCCTGTTCGCCTCCAGCAAGGGCAATGGCTTTGAGGTGCTGACCGCCTATACCGCTGGCGCCCGCAGCATGTATGTCAAAGGGGCCCCCATCAAGACGCCGGAAGACATGAAAGGGAAGAAGATCCGGGTCATGCAGTCCGACACCATGGTCAAGATGCTGACCTGCATGGGCGGCACCGGCGTGCCCATGGGCCAGGGGGAGGTCTACTCCGCCATCCAGCAAGGGGTGCTTGATGGAGCCGAGAACAACGAAATCACCTATGCGGATCTCAAGCAGTACGAAGTGGCGCCTCACTTCTCCTACACCCGCCATGTGATGGTGGCCGACCTGCTGGTTGCCAGCGAGTCGTTCCTGGCGAAGATGGATGCCGCCGATCAGGCGACCTTCCGCAAACTGGCAAAAGAGAGCACGGAGACCGAGTTCGACCTCTTTGCCCAGGCGCTGGAAGCCGCCAAGCAGACCGCCACCAGCCAGGGAGCCACCTTCACCGAAGTGGATATCGCCCCCTTCCAGGCCCGCTGCAAGCCACTGCAAGAGACACTGCTGACCACCCCGGAGCAGAAAGACATCTTCACCAAGATCCGCGCGCTGGCCAACTGA
- a CDS encoding Dam family site-specific DNA-(adenine-N6)-methyltransferase, whose protein sequence is MKKTRAFLKWAGGKYSLVEEIAERLPAGRVLLEPFVGAGSVFLNTDYDAYVLNDINPDLIGLYNHLKQRPDNFISEARKLFVAEHNHKTAYYRLRSQFNQTEAGFERAQLFLFLNRHGFNGLCRYNKKGGFNVPFGSYKKPYFPEKELWAFAEKAQKATFICESYADAMARAQSDWVIYCDPPYAPLSTTASFTTYSAGGFTLDDQALLARLARHTAAHKRVPVLISNHDIELTRELYRGARLDEILVKRTISRNGGGRNKVAELLALYPPGIEPEQGYYPSDAVLAELG, encoded by the coding sequence ATGAAAAAAACACGCGCGTTTTTAAAATGGGCCGGGGGAAAATACTCCCTGGTCGAAGAGATTGCCGAGCGGTTGCCGGCCGGGCGTGTGTTGCTGGAGCCCTTCGTCGGGGCGGGCTCGGTCTTTCTCAACACCGATTACGATGCCTATGTGCTCAATGACATCAATCCGGATCTGATCGGTCTTTACAATCATCTCAAGCAGCGGCCGGACAACTTCATCAGCGAGGCGCGCAAACTGTTTGTGGCCGAGCACAACCACAAGACTGCCTATTACCGCCTGCGCAGCCAGTTCAACCAGACCGAGGCCGGTTTTGAGCGGGCCCAGCTGTTCCTGTTCCTGAATCGCCATGGCTTCAACGGCCTGTGCCGTTACAACAAGAAAGGGGGCTTCAACGTTCCCTTCGGTTCCTACAAGAAGCCCTATTTCCCGGAGAAAGAGCTGTGGGCCTTCGCCGAGAAGGCGCAGAAGGCGACCTTCATCTGCGAGAGCTATGCCGACGCTATGGCGAGGGCGCAGTCCGACTGGGTCATCTACTGTGATCCACCCTATGCGCCACTTTCCACCACGGCGAGCTTCACCACTTACTCGGCCGGTGGCTTCACTCTGGACGATCAGGCGCTGCTGGCGCGTCTTGCGCGGCACACCGCCGCGCACAAGCGGGTGCCCGTGCTCATCAGCAATCACGATATCGAGCTGACCCGCGAGTTGTATCGGGGCGCCCGTCTGGACGAGATCCTGGTCAAGCGCACCATCAGCCGCAACGGCGGGGGACGCAACAAGGTGGCCGAGCTGCTGGCGCTCTACCCACCGGGCATAGAGCCCGAGCAGGGCTATTACCCCAGCGACGCCGTACTGGCCGAGCTCGGCTAG